The Paenibacillus sp. G2S3 region CGGCTGCTGCAATTAAAGCTTGTGGTAGTGTCTCACCAATGGGAATGACCATAACATTAGCTGCTTTATTTTCTTCGGTAGGTCTTTCTGCTAGGAGCGCCATGATTGACTCCATACCAAAAGACAACCCAACCGTAGGATATTGAATATCTTCTCTACCCACTAGCTGTCCGATAATCGCGTCATATCTGCCTCCACCACCCAAGCTTGAGGTAAAGGAGCCGGAAGCATCGAAGATCTCGTAGACTGTTCCAGTGTAGAACGAAAGGCCTCGGGATAAGAAAGGATCAAAGCGGCAAGTATCCTGTAATCCAATGTCTTGGATTAGATTTTGTAGGACGAGAACCTCTGACGCACCCGGTTGTGCTGTGAGATCGTACTTTTGGCATAACTGTTCAAAGCTTGGATTGTCCATTTCGATAAGCGCTAGAATCGCTGCGATGGTTGCAGATTCTAGCCCTTTGCCAATCAACTCGTTCTTCACTCCACTAAGGTTGATTTTCTCAAGTTTATCAAGGGTTAACATAACGGATAGTTGCTCCTCAGCGGGTACGCCGATGGACTCCAGAATCTCACCGAGAAAACGTCGGTTGTTCCATTTTAGGATGATAGGGATGTCTAGCTTGCGGAAAGCTTCGGTAGCTAGTTGCATTAGCTCAGCTTCAGCCTCAGGGCCGGAAATGCCGACCACATCGACATCACATTGCAGGAATTCACGCAGACGCCCACGTTTCACAGGTCCATCTCGGAACACTTTTCCGATCTCATACCGCTTGAATGGAAGCTCAATTCCAGGGTTTAAAGCGATGACTTTGGCAAAAGGGATGGTCAGATCATAACGTAACCCTAGCTTGCGGTTGCCTTGATCTGTGAGTTGGTACATTTCCTTGAGGATTTCGTCCCCGCCTGCATATTTTGAGGTTAATAACTCCAATTCATTTAATAATGTCGTATCCATCGATTCAAAATCATAGAGCTCGAACAAGTCCTGCAGCGTATTTTGAATGTTCTTTCTGAGCGCTTGCTCTTGACCGAAGTAATCATAAGTTCCTTTAATGTTTTGCATCATTAGTAGCTCCTTTGAATTGGCATAGTTTAGAAAATAAAAAAACGCGCAGGACCTCTTGGTCCTGCGCGTGATCTATGCCGCAGGGAGGCCAACGCGAGTAGCGTTAGCCTCCCTGAAAAATTCAGGAATGCTAACGCTGTTTGTGATAATAATGAAGTTGATTCAGCATGATTGTATTTGTATTCATCAGAACCAATTCCCTTCGAAATTTAGATTACTGCCGATTATAGCGGATCATTTGGAGTCGTGCAAGTAAGAATTTATAATTGGTTCGTTTTCTTGTGGGCGAATGGACAAGTTATCAGCTATAATAGGGCTTCGATATTCCTTAAGGAAAGGGAGTTTTTCTACGATGAATGAATCTTTAATTATAGCTCGGACCGAAGATTTTGTTAAAGAACAACTTGGACAAGATACTACGGGGCATGACTGGTGGCATTCCGATAGAGTGCGCAACACCGCCGCTGAAATTGCTAAGATCGAGAGCGCAGATGTATTTGTCTGCACAATGGCTGCTTTGCTGCATGATGTTGCTGACGAGAAGCTTAATCCGTCTAAAGAAGAAGGTTTGCATAAAGTACGTACTTGGCTTTCTTCAAACCTTACAGATGAGGAACAAATTAATCATATTATGATGATTATTGAGACGATGTCCTTTAGTGGTGGCGGGGGAGAACCGATGCAGACGCTTGAAGGCCAAGTGGTCCAAGATGCCGATCGACTTGATGCGCTTGGTGCGATTGGCATTGCCAGAACCTTTATTTTCTCAGGAGCAAAAGGTCGTCCAGCTTATGATCCGGAAGTGTCTCCAAGAGATGAATCGCTTCAGAAGGAGTACAGGGATTACAGCAAAGGGACGGCTATCAATCATTTTTATGAGAAGTTATTAAAATTAAAATATCTGATGAACACAGCCTATGGACGCAAGTTAGCAGAAGAACGGCATGATTTCATGTTGAATTTTCTGGACCAGTTCTATAAGGAGTGGAATCAAGGGAACCAATAGCTGTTATAATGATAAGTATGCACAAGATGAAGGATCGCGGAGTTTCCGCTTTAACCAGAACAATCGGCATAGAAGAGGTTGAACAATGAGTGAATTGCAATTTAGAGATTATGAGTTAAACGAAGACATTATTAAAGCGCTGGATGTCCTGAAATATGAGACGCCAACAGAAGTTCAAAGCAAAGTGATCCCTGTAGCGCTCCAGCAAAAGGATCTGATCGTTAAATCGCAAACGGGTAGCGGAAAGACGGCAGCTTACGGAATCCCAGTCTGTGATTTGGTGGATTGGGCGGAGAATAAACCGCAGGCTTTGATTCTTACGCCTACTCGGGAGCTTGCCATGCAAGTAAAAGAGGATATAACCAACATTGGACGATTTAAACGGGTTAAGGCCGTGGCTCTTTTCGGTAAGCAGCCTTTTGCTCCACAAAAAATTGAACTTACCCAAAAAACACATGTTGTCGTAGGTACGCCTGGCCGTGTGTTCGACCATATTGAAAGAGGCACGCTTCCGCTAAATCGGATCAAGTATTTGATCATTGATGAAGCAGACGAGATGCTGAGCATGGGATTTATTGAGCAGATTGAGAAGATCATCAAGCAGCTGCCAAAAGAACGAGTGACTTGTGTTTTCTCGGCTACTTTACCGGAAGTGATTAAGAATTTATGCCGGAAATATATGAGCGATCCAACGGAAATCGAGATTCAGGCAAGTGGAATTACCACTGCTACAATTGAGCATGCTCTGATCGAAGTGAGACAAGCTGCCAAGTTCTCGTTACTGAGCGATATTATTACGGTGGAGAATCCAGATAGCTGCATTATCTTTTGCCGTACGCAAGAGCAGGTAAATGCCCTGTTTAGAGGTCTGGCTGATTTGGAATATCCTTGTGATAAAATCCATGGGGGTATGGAGCAGGATGAACGTTTTGAGGTCATGAATGCTTTTAAAAGAGGGCAGTTCCGTTACTTAATCGCTACCGATGTGGCGGCAAGAGGCATTGATATCGAGAACATCACGCACGTGATTAATTACGATATTCCGCTGGAAAAAGAAAGCTATGTGCACCGTACAGGCAGAACCGCACGTGCAGGCAAGACGGGTAAAGCGATCACTTTTGTCACTCCGAATGAGCAAAAGTGGGTCAAGGAGATCGAAGGCTATATTGGCTTTACCATCCCGAATATGAAAGCTCCTTCGGACGATGCTGTTGCTTACGCGAAGGAAGCTTTCGAGCAGAAGATTAACAAGCAGCCTGTCCGTAAAAAGGACAAAAGCGAAAGCTTGAACAAAGAAATCATGAAGCTGTACTTCAACGGCGGTAAGAAAAAGAAGCTAAGAGCCGTGGACTTTGTCGGTACAATCGCGAAGCTTGAAGGGATGTCTGCGGAAGACATCGGGATTATCTCGATTCAAGACAATGTGACTTACGTGGATATTTTGAACGGTAAGGGTGCAATGGTGCTGCAAGCGATGAGAGAGACGACCGTGAAGGGCAAGCAGCTTAAGGTGCATATTGCGAAGAAATAAACGGTATAAATCCCGTATATTAAGCTGATTTGGCTGGAAAAGCTGAAAAGAACGGTATAAATCCCGTAGATTGAGCTGATTTGGTTGGAAACGCCGAAATGAACGTTAAAAATCCCGTAGATAGAAATCCCGCATATTGGGCGGGCAGGTAGGGGAAACTTCGGGGGAATAAGAGCCGGATACACAAGCCGGATTGAATATAGTTACTTTATCGGTGCGGAGAGTTGCTATAGTGTACAGATCCGTGTTTGTGTATGGTTTTTAGGGAAAACCTCCCTAAAAAATAGCTGATTTCGCTAGATTTTAAGCTTTTTAGGGAATTCCTCCCTAAAAATTACCTAAAATCCACTGTTATGAGCTAATTGGGTGAAATTAAGGGGAGGAATTCCCTAATCTCATCCCCACGAATCCATAGAAGCATAACTCCCTAGTACTTTGTAACTCCAATACTCCCTAACTAACCAATTTAGCATCTCATGCTGGAAACACATGAGAAGCACGAAAAAACAAGCCCAGTCACCATTAATATGGAGACTGGGCTTGTTATTGTTGAAAATCCCAGCAGCTGCATCAATCTGCAGAAGCTCTGGATAACGCCCTTAGGCGTTATACTGCGCCTGATGCAGCCGGCTGTATATGCCACCGGCATGAACTAACTCTTCATGGCGGCCTTGCTCAGCGATGCCTTCTTCATTCACGACCATGATCCGGTCGGCATTTTTTATCGTCGTCAATCGGTGGGCGATGACGAGTGTGGTTCTGCCCACGGACAGATCCGCCAATGATTGCTGAATCGCTGCTTCCGTTTCTGTATCTAGCGCGGAAGTGGCTTCATCCAGAATCAGGATTGGTGGATTCTTCAGGAACATGCGGGCGATCGCTAAGCGCTGCTTCTGTCCACCGGACAGCTTCACGCCTCGCTCGCCGATCACTGTATCCATGCCTTCTGGCAGATTCTGAATGAGATCTTCCAGATGGGCGCGTCGAGCGGCTTCCCAGATTTCAGGCAGCTTCGCATCGAGCTTTCCGTAGGCAATATTCTCTCGAATCGTACCCGAGAACAGGAACACATCCTGCTGCACGATCCCGATCTGCTTACGTAACGACTCCAGCTTCATGTCACGGATATCGATGCCATCTATGGTGATAGCCCCGCCTGTGACATCATAGAAACGAGGGAGCAGGCTGCAAATAGTTGTTTTGCCAGCGCCAGAAGGTCCAACAAAGGCGATCGTTTCGCCGGCTTTTACTTTCAGGCTAATATTTTGTAGAACCGGACGGTCCTCGTCGTATCCAAAAAATACATTCTGGAAGGTAATATCACCGCGCAAAGCATTGATCTCCACAGCATCTGGCTTGTCACTGATGTCAGGTTCCGTGTCAATGATCTCCAGATAACGTCTGAAGCCGGCTATTCCTTTTGGATAACTCTCGATGACGGCATTGATCTTTTCGATCGGACGGAAAAAAACATTGGACAACAGAATAAATGCCACAAATTCTCCAATTTGGAGCTCTCCATTGATGAAGAACCACGCACCGCTGATCATCACAAGGACTGTAATGAGGCGGGTCATCATATAGCTGACGGATAAGCTTTTGGCCATGAATTTATAAGCAAGAAGCTTTGTTTTACGGAACATTTGATTATCTACTGCGAATAGCTCTTGTTCATGCTGCTCATTGGCAAAAGATTGCACGACCCGGATTCCACCCACATTGTCTTCGATACGGGCGTTGAAACTACCTACATTTCCAAAAAGCTGGCGGTAGGTGGAAGTCATGTTGCGTCCGAAGTAGATGATCACCCAAGCCATAATTGGAACGATAATAAAAGTAATAATTGCTAGCTTCAGATTAATATCAGCCATAAGGATGAAGGCACCGACAAGTGTCATGATGGCGATAAACACATCCTCAGGACCGTGATGCGCCACCTCGCCGATATCATTTAAGTCGTTGGTGATGCGTCCGATGAGGTGACCTGTTTTA contains the following coding sequences:
- a CDS encoding histidine--tRNA ligase; its protein translation is MMQNIKGTYDYFGQEQALRKNIQNTLQDLFELYDFESMDTTLLNELELLTSKYAGGDEILKEMYQLTDQGNRKLGLRYDLTIPFAKVIALNPGIELPFKRYEIGKVFRDGPVKRGRLREFLQCDVDVVGISGPEAEAELMQLATEAFRKLDIPIILKWNNRRFLGEILESIGVPAEEQLSVMLTLDKLEKINLSGVKNELIGKGLESATIAAILALIEMDNPSFEQLCQKYDLTAQPGASEVLVLQNLIQDIGLQDTCRFDPFLSRGLSFYTGTVYEIFDASGSFTSSLGGGGRYDAIIGQLVGREDIQYPTVGLSFGMESIMALLAERPTEENKAANVMVIPIGETLPQALIAAAELRACSIRTTLVSSKRKLKKQLATASSKNIRYVILIGESESSVEKVRLKDMEEQTEVIVPLDEAIYLITG
- a CDS encoding HD domain-containing protein yields the protein MNESLIIARTEDFVKEQLGQDTTGHDWWHSDRVRNTAAEIAKIESADVFVCTMAALLHDVADEKLNPSKEEGLHKVRTWLSSNLTDEEQINHIMMIIETMSFSGGGGEPMQTLEGQVVQDADRLDALGAIGIARTFIFSGAKGRPAYDPEVSPRDESLQKEYRDYSKGTAINHFYEKLLKLKYLMNTAYGRKLAEERHDFMLNFLDQFYKEWNQGNQ
- a CDS encoding DEAD/DEAH box helicase, with product MSELQFRDYELNEDIIKALDVLKYETPTEVQSKVIPVALQQKDLIVKSQTGSGKTAAYGIPVCDLVDWAENKPQALILTPTRELAMQVKEDITNIGRFKRVKAVALFGKQPFAPQKIELTQKTHVVVGTPGRVFDHIERGTLPLNRIKYLIIDEADEMLSMGFIEQIEKIIKQLPKERVTCVFSATLPEVIKNLCRKYMSDPTEIEIQASGITTATIEHALIEVRQAAKFSLLSDIITVENPDSCIIFCRTQEQVNALFRGLADLEYPCDKIHGGMEQDERFEVMNAFKRGQFRYLIATDVAARGIDIENITHVINYDIPLEKESYVHRTGRTARAGKTGKAITFVTPNEQKWVKEIEGYIGFTIPNMKAPSDDAVAYAKEAFEQKINKQPVRKKDKSESLNKEIMKLYFNGGKKKKLRAVDFVGTIAKLEGMSAEDIGIISIQDNVTYVDILNGKGAMVLQAMRETTVKGKQLKVHIAKK
- a CDS encoding ABC transporter ATP-binding protein, which gives rise to MLRRFFSYYRPYKKLFILDFSCAVFAGLLELAFPVAVNKFIDDLLPGQDWPLILIACVALLAIYALNTVMQYVVTYWGHMLGINIETDMRKKMFDHIQKLSFRFFDNNKTGHLIGRITNDLNDIGEVAHHGPEDVFIAIMTLVGAFILMADINLKLAIITFIIVPIMAWVIIYFGRNMTSTYRQLFGNVGSFNARIEDNVGGIRVVQSFANEQHEQELFAVDNQMFRKTKLLAYKFMAKSLSVSYMMTRLITVLVMISGAWFFINGELQIGEFVAFILLSNVFFRPIEKINAVIESYPKGIAGFRRYLEIIDTEPDISDKPDAVEINALRGDITFQNVFFGYDEDRPVLQNISLKVKAGETIAFVGPSGAGKTTICSLLPRFYDVTGGAITIDGIDIRDMKLESLRKQIGIVQQDVFLFSGTIRENIAYGKLDAKLPEIWEAARRAHLEDLIQNLPEGMDTVIGERGVKLSGGQKQRLAIARMFLKNPPILILDEATSALDTETEAAIQQSLADLSVGRTTLVIAHRLTTIKNADRIMVVNEEGIAEQGRHEELVHAGGIYSRLHQAQYNA